The Syngnathus scovelli strain Florida chromosome 19, RoL_Ssco_1.2, whole genome shotgun sequence region accgcaccgcactcgggcggcgacttggggaaccgaaccgcaccgcactcgggcggcgacttggggaaccgaaccgcaccgcactcgggcggcgacttgaggaaccgaaccgcaccgcactcgggcggcgacttggggaaccgaaccgcaccgcactcgggcggcgacttggggaaccgaaccgcaccgcactcgggcggcgacttcggggacagaaccgcactcgggcggcaactgcggggacagaaccgcactcgggcggcgacttcggggacagaaccgcactcgggcggcgacttcggggaacagaatcgcgctcgggcggcgatttggggaaccgaaccgcactcgggcggcgacttggaagtctgtgccgcgatcggcggcaactcaggaagtccgtacggcaattggcggcgactccggaagtctgtaccgtgatcggtacagttgggggcgagacgtgacagtaggtttggttcatagcttgtagtttatcagacctgtttttctttgttaagggttacatacagttagaagtagttgcataaaagttatcccatatttactcaatgtttgtttaaggaactgcataccggttacctcacgtttgcttaatgtgtgttgaaatgtttaggacaagttacttattattattatgtgttaattaccaagtagataaagttagcaaaggtctagttgcatttgttccacagcaaagcggcaatcaacgtgcttcagggtatttgaccatagtcgagaacgagtcagccaactgtgagggaagacagctggggacggcctctgcggggggtcaggagccaacagcgaagtgctaattcacaccacactacattcttttgctaatcagcgttgctacagacacaatcccccctccctttagtgtagtaacgcctctgtaaccagggcaaccataacattaaaaagaggggcacgtggagtaaggactcagaactgatggaggttgtaactgagatggctttctctatcgttctcctcgcgagtaaacctgttctggttgtcttctcctcttcattccagtgagtgatttaatgtccaatcgtatttagacccaacatggggtcttgttcacgagtgagggcaggatggagcgcaagatcgacaggcggatcggtgcagcgtctgcagtaatgcggactatgTACCGGTTTGtcatggtgaagagagagctgagccaaaaggcaaagctcctaccctcaccaatggtcacgagctatgggtcgtgaccgaaagaacgagatctaggatacaagcggccgaaatgagtttcctccgcagggtgtccgggctctcccttagagatagggtgagaagctcggtcatccgggagagacttggcgtagagccgctgctcctccacattgagaggagccagatgaggtcgctcgggcatctcatcaggatgcctcctggacacctccccggggaggtgttccgggtatgtcccaccggtaggagaccccgtggacgacgcAGGATGCACTGGAGagcctatgtctctcagctggcctgggaacgtcttgggatcccctgggatgagctggatgaagtgactggggagagggaagtctgggagtccctcctaaagctactGCCCCCGCCACTCgatcccggataagcggaagaagatggatggatggatgaatttcccTTCCACGGTTGCAAGGGCTGGCAGCGCGTGTCGAATGAGCGTAGGCCTTTAATTACAAAGCCAGAAACGAATGGCTTTTGACTGGTTAACAGCAGGGGAGCCGTACAGCCTGTGCGAACTGCATGAGAAATCTCAGAGCggagaaacaaaaaagaaaagtgaaaaaaGAGAAGGTCGAGGCCTTAATTGATTAGAATTGAAGCGGCGAGCGACAGCATAATTGTGACTTTTTGTTTGCATCAATTTCCAGACGGCTTGTCTGCTAAAATGTTCTCCTCAAGCATCAGTTTCAGTCTCAGACGTGTcaaagtgatgattgatgcccaGCAGTCCTgctagcataaaaaaaaagtccagcgtCGGTCAGCTGTGAAGCGCCTTTCTGCATTATTGATGGTGCAGGGCCATTAGAAAGCCGCTAGGGGGAAGTGTGAGTCTTTCGCTGACTCGAGGGATGGGGTGGGGGCGAACAAAGCGAAGAACAATAATGGCACAAGGGCAGGAATTTATTATAAGCTAATTGTTTATTAGAAAGTAGGATGTTTGTCATTCAAATGCTTTGTTGCCCCTTCTGCAGTAGATTCAAAGCTAGTTTATTAGATGTAAGgcgttacccccccccccccccccccagaggtTAATTTAAGGCCAGTTATAGGTGGGTATTTGGTAACTTCTGACCCTAACCCTTCTTCTTTTGAGCGGAGGAATGCGGCGcagttatttagtttttttcctGCTTCATTTGTTGCTTTCAAGTAGGAATAAATGAAGCTGGAATAAGAACAGGCAAGAAAGTGTATGTATGTCTCtctagacttaaaaaaaaatatttctgccaAATTTTTAAcctaaatatgttttttaaagACAAAATTGAAAGTGATCGGTACACTTCTTTTAAAACCACACCACAGGTATGGCTGCTAAAACCTTTTGAAAATAAGACAATTTGTTTGGTTTGAGATGTTTTCAATTTTTGAGTTGCTCTATTGAATTGCCCAAGTGTTGGAATTTAATTTTTTAGGATGACCTACAATAATTTCATTTACATCCCTAAAGTTTTGTTTTAAAAGCTGCATGCCACAACAACAACAGAGCAGGTAATAAGATATTTTATTACACCGTAAAGAGAACATCAATACCAGCATGATACTGCAAAGTTTCACAGATTGACCATTTAGTTTACAGCCTCCAAATGCAATCATTATCAGAACAAGAAAAAGAACGCAAAAACCAAGTCGACAAGAAAAGCACAGTTCTGACATAGTAGACTGCGATAGCTCTCTTTCTCGAGCTGTGGTCTCCACTATTGCacaaccacatttttttttctttgtcatttttttttttttcattaaatcaATTTCTTAAATGAAATCAAAATGAAACTCTTCATCTGCAAAAAATTAATCCGGAGCTGTCCGGATGAATGCAATTGACTTTTAAGGAACGACACtcatgaagaaaaacaaatacgTCCAAGAAAAATGAACATTGCAGTAATGCGAGTCTTGAAGGACAGAGAATGTGGCAGCTGTGGCTCAGGCAGGAGAGCAGGTAGTTCAGAATCCAGAGGGTTGGCAATTCTGACCCAGCTAGAACCCAGATTTTGGGAATGTCTTTGCCAAGGAATTTAgctattttttgtgtgtctttttggTCTTGTAACACCACGACATTATGAATAGGTTTCTTCGGGAGTAAAGAACAATAATAATTTTTTTACAGGACGTAGACAAAAATGTTGGATAAAAACCCAACTTGACGAGGTCTGCATTGTGAGCAAGGTTTTGCACAGCTGTACGAGCTTCCTCTTTGGGTtgagttatttttttcctgttgtctttgTTTTTGAAATAAAAGACCAGAAGTAGTGGAAAAGAGGTAGAGTGAAACTTGCAGCGGCAGCAAAATATCAAAAGAATTTACgcaatttttttgtgtgtttttttatattttttaaacccaCGTTTGTCGCTACTAAAAACAAAGATGTTGAAAACAGCTGGGCTGTTATCATTTTTCACAGCTTCGGAGGTGTCAGACACCTTTTTGGACACTTTTAAGCCTTTAGCAATGCACTGGAACAATGTTCATCTGAGGTCACATTTTGTTGCACGTGCATGCATGggctgtgtgtgcacgtgtgcatttgtgtgcggCACCaagcgtttgtgtgtgtcaggTACGGTGGCGACTGGCGGCAAAGCACTGGCAACTGCTAACTGGCATTGTCAAATGAAAAAGAGCAAAGACGGGAAGAAATCCATCAAGCCACTTAAAGCAAATATTGGGTGCGGAATGAGAAAATGCctgcaaatagaaaaaaaagaagttgccgcagtttttatgattattgcttaaatcattcAGTTAAAAGTCACTCAAGACGCTTGGCAACCCGTCACCAGTTTCATTGGGGGAGGAAAAATAATGATTTGATGCTCGGTGTTAATCTTTGGCTgtttttaatgtgtgtgtgtgtgcgtgtgcgtgtgtgtgcgtgcatgtgtgcacgcGTGGGTGTGTGGGCGGGTGCGTAACCTGGTGTATTGCAGTGGTAAAGCTCTCAATCGGAGTATATGCCATTTGGAAAATTAGTTTGTTAAAAtgacttgtttttgttgttctcCAGTTTTGTCGTTTTTCTACAAAATCCAAAATATCGACCAACATGCGCCATTGTCTATTGTGAGAAGAGCCAAGCGTAGCTATCACATTGaaaaatggagggggggggagttgtTCACGTTCTGCAATGTCAAAACGCGTTGATGCTAACAtacaggaattttttttttagcatgctCTATAAGGAACACCCACCACAGTGCAAATACATTTCGGttttcaaaaaacaaatataaataataacagTTTGCATTCCTGCGCtaattcacagaaaaaaaaaaatctggctctGAGATGTCGCAAGCAATTATTCGCATGAAGGAGGAAAGTCAGCTCGTACATACGCGTCACAAGAAAGCACGCCAAGAAACGAAAGTGTCATCGTCATGGTGACGGCCAACCGGGGTAAAGACGTCGTGTGGTCTATTGTCAAAATTGTACAAATCTTTTGGGCCAAGACTCGAGACTCATACGAACGTAGGGGGAAGCAAAGAGCACCAATTTGAAATGTGACGAGTTTCCAAACATTTCATTCCTTCGTCGCATCCAAAATGTCTTTTATTGCGTTCTTGTGATTTTGTATTCCGTCGTTTGCCAACTCGGATTTTGGACCGTTTTGGAAGGTTCTTGCAAATTCCTCTGTATTCCATTGTAGGTGTTataagtgagaaaaaaaagggaaagtaGAATATTCCGCATCTTTGCTCATTGGTGGGAAAAAAGACTCATAATCCAGGGAGGGCACGAGTAATCCGATCAGGAATGGAGAATCAAAACTCCAGCAGCCCATCTGAGACAACCACAGACTCCAAATGTGAACTCTACGCACGACGGCGAGAAAGACCACAAGTGCCTTTTCAAAAGACGCTTCACCTTGGCTGGAAATGCATCAAGACAATACAGAATCTTTGCCTTTGCAACAATGTGAAAGTTGGATCGTCGGTGGTTGACTCAGATCCGACTTTTAGTGGGGCGGGACAACGCCGCTCGCTGTCTCTGCTCCGTCTACtatacaagaaaaacacaacaaGAAAAGCGGCGACGAGAACGAGCGAGACGACGAGGAGCCAAAAGCAAGCATCTATTTACATTAATTCACTGGCAGCAAAGAATATCTTTGCTGTTAAAGTCAAGGCGGGTCAATATGACCCACATCACACTGCGAGGTAcgtggctccctctagtggccgtCCGGGGCGGAGGATGACGACGGCGTGCTCGGGGTGGCAGAGCGAGGGGCGGCGGGTGGCATGGGGGCCGGACTGCTGGCACAGCTGCTGGGGGTGCAGGCCGATGAGCTGAGGGGGGCGGGGGTCTCGGGGGTGGGGAGGGCGGCGGCAGCGCCCCCGTGCTGCTGCTGCGGAGCCGGCGGCTGGGCTTGCAGGGTTTGCCCGCAGACGTGGTGGTGCTTCTCCCAGTCTTTGTGTTGGCAGAAGGAGCCGCAGTAGCGAGCCGTGTTGCAGCCACTGCACGTCTCGCTGGCTTTGCGCCCGCAGTTCCAGCAGCTCTGCACAAACAAAATAGCAACATTCAGAACATCATCATGTTATGATGTAAAATGGTGCTTTATACAGACATGGttcttcacagaggataaagaatagatGCATGGAACTGTAGCATTTGTACTGATATGACATTTGTTAGCTCACTTAGCTGACTTTCCAGTGAAATAATATGACATGTTTATTCAAAGTTTTGTCTCCAATTACATCCTAATTTTTGTTACGCAACTTTTGTGGCAACGTTTTTTCTGACCTCGCTGGAGTCCTCCTGCTGGTTGATGATAGAGAGCGCGTCCTCGGCTGCCTGTCGCTTGACCTCGGCGACCGTCTGCTCCATCTTGGCGCGCTCGCCGCTGATCATCTCGTGGGCCTTGCGCTCGGCCTCCGACACGGCCTTCTGCAGCTCCGACACCGCCTGACGCTTCACCTCGTTCACTGCCTCCTCTGGAAggagcgcacgcacacacgtatgcagacacacacacacacacacacacacacacacacacacacacacacacacacacacacacacacacacacacacaaagtcagtCCGTACGCACCCGCAACCGTTACATTACAAAatttgaaaatgtgaaaaaagtcCTAACGTACGAGGGGAAAAAACGTATCATACGAGAAAAGCAATGTTTGATGAAATAGCAACACAAAAAGCTATCATTAATTTTGCCTTTAAGTGTGTCGCATTGGATCTTTATGCATCCATTTCTGCgtccaaaatattttgttttgccaAAAGCAAAGAATGCAACTAATTGTGCTAATTGTGCCTTGCTGTCGCTCCCACCAAGCCCGCAACTAAACTAATtgcatatgcaaatgaggcaaTTTCTATTTAAATGATGCATTTCCAtcgcgacgtccccgaggcccgGCTGGCCGGCGAGCAATGAAAGGCGCTTGAATATTTATCACCAACTGTAAACGTTTTCCCAGCAGATCCTTCGTCTCTTCACTCACTCGCTTGCCATTgttgtcaaacaaaaacaaaatatattttgcaaTCTCCCCGTAGGGCAAAACCAAAAGCCCGGCGTGAAACGGCGGTTTACGAAAAAAAGAAGATAACGACATAATTCTGTGCGGAAACCTTCCTCTCACTTAACTTAATGGCCTTACACTTGTTTTTCCAATTCCAACACGTTTGTTTTGCGTGTCTAACGAGGGCTCATCAAAATGGAGGCTCTTTTCTTCCCTGCCAGCGCTGGCGGCTGAAGTGTTTGTCGTGCGTGCAATTGCGATTACGCCGATGGAAGTGACACCAGATTCAATTTAAATGCATATTACTCGGCCACACCGTTTGCGTTCATCTTTTCAGCAAATGGAAAAGCGCTCGTCTGCGTCTCGGACGCAGTCGTGATCGGCAACTCCCACAATTGCCTTCGTgtagaaaaatataaaatacaaatgCGTCAGTGTATGAGGAATAATGTCATATGACAAAGGAGAAAAAAGTAAACATAAAAAATTGCACAGTATAATGGGAAATTTTTCAAGATaaaaagtgaaaagaaaaaaaaaatcatcaattaaCAAGAATAAAGTAGGAGAAAAAATATGATTATAGTTGCATGTTAAAGCAAAAAAAGACCAAGGGAAAATGGTCAAAATTACAAAAATTGGGTAAAATTTTTAtaagcaaataaaaaaacaagcaatctCACATGATCACAAGAATAGGGGGATTCAAAAAGacatttcctcctcctccctcaacTCTGAGTTAGAATCACCTGCGCTTTCTACCAGGCAAGATGGCTGGCACACCCGCCGAGAGGCAATACGaaagtgtttgcgtgtgtgtgtgcgtgcatttgtgtgtaGCTCACCCGCTTTCTTCCAGATTTCCTCAGGGACGTAGCCAGAAACAGGCCGATGCAGAAGCTCCCTGTGAATGTCTGACAAACACGTACTGTCATTAGCCACTCCCTGCTACGTGCACATGAAGACACAACAATCTGGTCAGCTAGCGCAGAAAACAACACAAGGACATGAGAGCCTCTTCCCAAGCCACACACATACAAAGATGACGTTAGTGTACATATTTGGTAAAGCTTATTGAAGGTCTACTCTGCATTGCACTGGACAACATAGCATAGCAATAAATGACAAGGGGCTAAGATGTGCGCCTTATAGAATGCCACTTTCAAATATTGAAGACAAATAAAATTGTTAAGCAACCTGTTGTGGTGTTGTCCTGCGCAACAGGGCTCTGCTGCCTGGACTGGCCACTGGAAGCGGCGGCAGAGGCGGCGCTTTTCTTGAGCTCCTCGGCGTCGCTGTAGCGCCGGATCCAGTAGTTGAGCTCCTCGCGGTCGGCCTCCTGGCACCGTCGCAGCACCGTCAGTGAGCGCCGCGTCTTCTCCACCATGTCCATGATGCAGTTGAGCAGCTGCGGGACACCACAAGACGCCAGGTTGACGTGGCCAGCAAAAAAGGTTGCCTTCATCAACATGGCCAATATCAATATCCAATTCAGCTattcattaaaatattttaaacctATTGAAGAGTTCCACTCATTTTTAGTTTTTCAAATCAAGACATGAGACaatgaatgatgatgatgaaataaTTCAAAGTGAATATAAAATTGTTGCAGCAAATCCGGAGCAAAAGGGACAAAACAAAGTGGTTGGCTATTGCGATAATGAGCAGAGGATGCAGtgagaaaatagaaaaaaaaatgttattactTTTCTTACATGGTCAAGGTGCTTCCACTCCTCAGCCCACTCCCTGTCCGTCAGCCGGTGGTCGATCACCTCGTCCTGACGGCCCCCTGCACCGTGGATGCCTGCAAAGAGACCCACGCACAAAGGTAAGCTGAAGGTCCGGCAGGCGGCCCGTGATTAAAACATGATTCAGTCGTTGGGCTCTGACAAGAAGTGATGCAAACGCCGCGCAACGCTTGGAACCTGTGgatgggaaatgcgcccggctctTCTCCTTGCTGCTACAGCAGAATCAAAAAGTTGAAAAGGGGTTATTCATATTAGTGAcgggcttgttttttttttttttttttttgcagcttcaAAGACCTTTGCAGCAGCTTACTCAgtcttcagaagtgtgtgtgtgtgtgtgtgtgtgtgtgtgtgtgtgtgtgtgtgcgcgtgtgtgtgggtgtgtgtgcgtgtgtgtgcgtgtgtgtgtgtgtgtgtgtgtgagtgaaaagCACACATGAAAAGCAATTGGACACGTGACACGAAGCGGACCCACGTACCGATGGCTCGGGCCCTCTCGCGGATCTCCCTGTGACTGGTGGGCGGGTGGCGGTAGTGGTGATGGGCGGCGGCCATGTCATCCAGCCGGTAGTGCGGCGGCGGGGGCAGCGGGCCCCCCGGGTGGCCCAGCCCGTTGGGCGGGTACGCCACGCCGTTGGACGGGCTGAAGCGCTGGCCGGGGCTGACGGTGCACGGCCGCTTGCTCGAATGTACGTCAGGACCGTGCAAGGCGCCGTCGCGCTCGAAGCCGTTCTCTTTGCTTCTGGACATGAACACATTGTGTACTTCAAACACGCTTGCTTTGCGTTCAGAGATGACCTGCATTGTGTCAGTAGTGTTACTTTGTCGTAAAGCATGGTCACATTTTGTTGCGTGTCAGTGAATTCAATTCGCTAATGATGCTCACGCAAGTCCACTAACAACAAAATGCCGTTTGTTGGTGTTACTAACATGTATAAAGATGCACATGTGTACGTGCAGTATATTCCCACAAGTCGCTTTCATCTGATTTTGTTGCAGTAGATGAATGTAGCCAGgtgcttgtgcgtgtgtgagtgcgtgtgtgttgacAGTTAAATCCCTCCCCCGCCCCCCCATGAACAGATTGAACTTGTTAATGAGCTGTTTTTATGGGCTCCTAATGCTCATCCACAACCCTCCATATGCTCCTTTCCCCTCCGTCCCTCCTCTGTCATCCCCAGCCTCCCTCTCTGCCCCACCCCCTTCCCCCCATGCTCACTTCCCCCTCTCCGTAGCAACAATGCGCCCACAGAGATGTCTGCATAATGGTTGAGATCCTGCGATGCATGACTCAACTGACATACAACGTGCAGCATTTTAGGTTTTCACGCATTAATTTGTACGACGGAAATGTCTCATTTGTACGAAGGAGAGCGGTATCGAGTGTTATTTGAGCGGACGGAGGGAGGCCCACCTGTCAGGTGTGCGCCTCTTGCCGTTGTCATTGACGTCGAGCAACAGGTCTGCTGAGTCGACGGGCGACGAGGTGCTGGTGTCCAACAGCAGCTGCTCGTGCTGTGCCAGGTACTGCGCCGGGTTCTGCTTGGCCAGACGGGCGCAGTGCAAGAGCTCACGCTGCAGGAGCGGCAGGTTGGCCTGCAGTGGCAAAAAGAAGCATTCCGAGAGTGCCATCTCAGGTCGCCTGActcgggatcaataaagtatttATCTCTCGATCCATCTAAAAAGGGGCATCAAAGTGCATGCTAAGCGCTAATTAAGTCTTGACAGATGTTGACCAGTCCTCATCTGCTTCCACTTTGTCAGCGGGCCGAATGGTGTTTCCCCCCACCAATGTAAAGTGCCGAGCAATCTTCGGGTTCCACGCAAAGGCTCGCTTAGCCTGCCGCGCGCGATAACATTAGCATGCATGGTGAAATACAGCCATTGCTGCAGCTGGGCTTCCACGCACCTAtaaacacgcacatgcacgaGCACACGCACGGGCACACTCGCCTGCCATATGCTCAGTGGCATTCAAGGTCCCACAGCGGGGAGACACTAAATTTAGACTTGGGGGAAGTAAGAGAGGAGGAAAACTAGCGATGGagaagaaggagaaaaaaaaaaaagaataagcaGCAAAAGCTATTTTCGTGATTGCTTGCCAATGACGTCAACCAAATTATTAGAGTTGACGGAAACGTAACTTACTAAAACGAGTCTTGAGAAAGACTTGGATTAAAGGAAtgacctaaaaaaataaataaaacaaagctcAAGTACATCTTAAGACGATGACAAAGGTGTTACCTTGAGGAAGGGGATGACAAAAGGTCGCAGGGGGAAGTTGGTGGCTTCATGCAATTTGCAGTGGAACTCCTCAATGGTTAGTGTGGAATTCTgtatacacgcacacatgcacacgcacacacacacgcacacgcgcgcgcgcgcgcacacacacacacacacacacacacacacacacacacacacacacacacacacacacacacacacacacacacacacacacacacacacacacacacacacatccatgtgGAAGACATTAAGTGAGAATCGTCCTCGCTGGGAGAGCGCATGTGCGCGCTAACAGGAAGCACATGGGCGCACGGGTTGAGAGGAACAAATATCTGCTTTtctttgacaaaaacaaataaatcaagTAATTAGAGTCGCAGCACAAGAGAACAAGACACCGGCGAGCTTGTTTGACATCAGTCGCTTTCTTTTGTTTACAAGTCGATGTTTATGATCCTCATTAAACAATCACAACTTGTACTCACAATTAGTTTTGTAAAATCGTCACTCGGGGTTTCAAAGTACGCTAGAAATCAGGGACGGCATTTCAAAGCGGGGTCTTGAACAAGGTTTCAAATGATGGCAACTCGGAGTTTGAAATGAGCACTCGAAGCCACAGCGAGCCCTTCAAAGTCGGCCAGAGGTCGCTCAAGGCATTTACTGCAAGAGGATGCGCCGATGTTGGAATTGCTAACACAGATCAAACTTTATGGTTCATTCTGCTCGACAAACAAAGCCAATTTCTGAGCTCATGTGGGCCTCCCTCGGTGACACGACCAGAAGATGATTGACAGCGCGCGCTGaggcgagaagaaaaaaaagagaaaacggAACAAAACACAGATTCGCattgcctcctcctcctttggCGCCGTCATTTCCCACCACTGAATTTTGTCGCATCTGTCGGCACAGAttgcgcctcgcctcgcctccccGGAGCCGCCAAAGCGCCTCATTAGCGgcggtggagggagggagggagggagggagggagggagagagggagggagggaggatgggAGACGGCCGAGCCAAGCGGGCGGACGGCTCAAACAGGAGTTTCCAAAAATAGCATCCCGACGTTCGATCCCTTCCTCGCACTCAATGGGGTTTTAAATCGGAATCATGGCTGTCAGGCTGGGGTTAGGGCAGGGGTAGAGTAGGGGTGGGGTGGCAAAGTGCCTCATGAAGCGGGCGCGACTCACCACCAATCCGAGGACGAGTGTGCGCACGCGTTCCCCAATCTCGGGCGAGATGTCGTTGCCGAACTGCTGCAGCGTGGTGAGAAAGCGCTTGAGCTTGCTCAGCTGCCGGGCGCCGCACGCTGGTGGCAGCTGCTGATTGGCCAGCGACAACGAGGATGAGCCCGGCCCGTTGCCGTACCCGTTGGGTGGCGATGGCGCCCCGTTCAGCGCCGTGGGCGAGTGGCTACTACTGCCGTTCGTCACCGGGGGAGGGGAGAAACCTTGAAAAAACCCAACAACAATTGGACACTTGACAGAGCCAAACTAGTTTATCATAAACATAGTAATTAATAGACATTTTGGCAtgcataaaaatataataaacgtCTGAACCAAACTAACTTAACTACGACAAAAATATGACATTAAAATTTagaatttcaaaataattttttacATAAAAATTGCATTCTCATCCCTTCTTTTAAATACCACGGAgaagattttgtgtgtgtgtgcgtgtgtgtgtttagtgaGATGAAATGACGCCTCCTCCTCTAGCTGCCATCCAAACATGCGACACATCTGCTAACAGTTCAAGTCAAGCTGCAAATCAatgaaagaaggaaagaaagttCCTAAataagaaccccccccccccccgctccccccccccccatttcccCTCTCCCTCCGCCATGTTGCCATGTTGCCATGTTGCCATGTTAATGTTTTCATTGGCTCCAGGAATGTCAGTACTATCCTGTGACTACCTTGGAGTAGGCATGACATTGCCAGAATTAGCCCCAAAGTTGTCACCCCAAAAACAGCAGACTGCGAAAAAAGTGGATTAATAAGTGTTGAAATATAACCACAGACCAATGTGTAACAAATTGCATCCGGCGTTTGGCAGTTTGAAAGTCTTCATTGGCATCCCAAGTTTAAGGTGACGTCACTCAACAGGCAAGGCAACACACATTCATGGTCCGCGGTACAAAATTAATCCATGCGGAAAAGTGGGATGTACTCACGGGTGGTCGGGGTGTAGGAGCTGTTTCGGGGAGGTCCTTGCGTGCTGGGCGGGGGAGGCATGGCGGGTGGGGTTAACCTGGACTGCGTCTTGACGTCCGCAGGTGAGTCGGGCATG contains the following coding sequences:
- the runx1t1 gene encoding protein CBFA2T1 isoform X3 encodes the protein MVGISDSFQCRPGKRSTMPDSPADVKTQSRLTPPAMPPPPSTQGPPRNSSYTPTTRFSPPPVTNGSSSHSPTALNGAPSPPNGYGNGPGSSSLSLANQQLPPACGARQLSKLKRFLTTLQQFGNDISPEIGERVRTLVLGLVNSTLTIEEFHCKLHEATNFPLRPFVIPFLKANLPLLQRELLHCARLAKQNPAQYLAQHEQLLLDTSTSSPVDSADLLLDVNDNGKRRTPDRSKENGFERDGALHGPDVHSSKRPCTVSPGQRFSPSNGVAYPPNGLGHPGGPLPPPPHYRLDDMAAAHHHYRHPPTSHREIRERARAIGIHGAGGRQDEVIDHRLTDREWAEEWKHLDHLLNCIMDMVEKTRRSLTVLRRCQEADREELNYWIRRYSDAEELKKSAASAAASSGQSRQQSPVAQDNTTTDIHRELLHRPVSGYVPEEIWKKAEEAVNEVKRQAVSELQKAVSEAERKAHEMISGERAKMEQTVAEVKRQAAEDALSIINQQEDSSESCWNCGRKASETCSGCNTARYCGSFCQHKDWEKHHHVCGQTLQAQPPAPQQQHGGAAAALPTPETPAPLSSSACTPSSCASSPAPMPPAAPRSATPSTPSSSSAPDGH
- the runx1t1 gene encoding protein CBFA2T1 isoform X4, translating into MPDSPADVKTQSRLTPPAMPPPPSTQGPPRNSSYTPTTRFSPPPVTNGSSSHSPTALNGAPSPPNGYGNGPGSSSLSLANQQLPPACGARQLSKLKRFLTTLQQFGNDISPEIGERVRTLVLGLVNSTLTIEEFHCKLHEATNFPLRPFVIPFLKANLPLLQRELLHCARLAKQNPAQYLAQHEQLLLDTSTSSPVDSADLLLDVNDNGKRRTPDRSKENGFERDGALHGPDVHSSKRPCTVSPGQRFSPSNGVAYPPNGLGHPGGPLPPPPHYRLDDMAAAHHHYRHPPTSHREIRERARAIGIHGAGGRQDEVIDHRLTDREWAEEWKHLDHVRKLLNCIMDMVEKTRRSLTVLRRCQEADREELNYWIRRYSDAEELKKSAASAAASSGQSRQQSPVAQDNTTTDIHRELLHRPVSGYVPEEIWKKAEEAVNEVKRQAVSELQKAVSEAERKAHEMISGERAKMEQTVAEVKRQAAEDALSIINQQEDSSESCWNCGRKASETCSGCNTARYCGSFCQHKDWEKHHHVCGQTLQAQPPAPQQQHGGAAAALPTPETPAPLSSSACTPSSCASSPAPMPPAAPRSATPSTPSSSSAPDGH
- the runx1t1 gene encoding protein CBFA2T1 isoform X2, giving the protein MVGISDSFQCRPGKRSTMPDSPADVKTQSRLTPPAMPPPPSTQGPPRNSSYTPTTRFSPPPVTNGSSSHSPTALNGAPSPPNGYGNGPGSSSLSLANQQLPPACGARQLSKLKRFLTTLQQFGNDISPEIGERVRTLVLGLVNSTLTIEEFHCKLHEATNFPLRPFVIPFLKANLPLLQRELLHCARLAKQNPAQYLAQHEQLLLDTSTSSPVDSADLLLDVNDNGKRRTPDSKENGFERDGALHGPDVHSSKRPCTVSPGQRFSPSNGVAYPPNGLGHPGGPLPPPPHYRLDDMAAAHHHYRHPPTSHREIRERARAIGIHGAGGRQDEVIDHRLTDREWAEEWKHLDHVRKLLNCIMDMVEKTRRSLTVLRRCQEADREELNYWIRRYSDAEELKKSAASAAASSGQSRQQSPVAQDNTTTDIHRELLHRPVSGYVPEEIWKKAEEAVNEVKRQAVSELQKAVSEAERKAHEMISGERAKMEQTVAEVKRQAAEDALSIINQQEDSSESCWNCGRKASETCSGCNTARYCGSFCQHKDWEKHHHVCGQTLQAQPPAPQQQHGGAAAALPTPETPAPLSSSACTPSSCASSPAPMPPAAPRSATPSTPSSSSAPDGH
- the runx1t1 gene encoding protein CBFA2T1 isoform X1 — translated: MVGISDSFQCRPGKRSTMPDSPADVKTQSRLTPPAMPPPPSTQGPPRNSSYTPTTRFSPPPVTNGSSSHSPTALNGAPSPPNGYGNGPGSSSLSLANQQLPPACGARQLSKLKRFLTTLQQFGNDISPEIGERVRTLVLGLVNSTLTIEEFHCKLHEATNFPLRPFVIPFLKANLPLLQRELLHCARLAKQNPAQYLAQHEQLLLDTSTSSPVDSADLLLDVNDNGKRRTPDRSKENGFERDGALHGPDVHSSKRPCTVSPGQRFSPSNGVAYPPNGLGHPGGPLPPPPHYRLDDMAAAHHHYRHPPTSHREIRERARAIGIHGAGGRQDEVIDHRLTDREWAEEWKHLDHVRKLLNCIMDMVEKTRRSLTVLRRCQEADREELNYWIRRYSDAEELKKSAASAAASSGQSRQQSPVAQDNTTTDIHRELLHRPVSGYVPEEIWKKAEEAVNEVKRQAVSELQKAVSEAERKAHEMISGERAKMEQTVAEVKRQAAEDALSIINQQEDSSESCWNCGRKASETCSGCNTARYCGSFCQHKDWEKHHHVCGQTLQAQPPAPQQQHGGAAAALPTPETPAPLSSSACTPSSCASSPAPMPPAAPRSATPSTPSSSSAPDGH